GCCCAGGCCGCGAGCACTGTTGTATCCGCAATCCCGCACGATTGCTTTCACGGCATCGTTCGCCGATGCGAACGGATACGCGAAATTCCTGACGTCGAAACCCATATTGGTCAGGTTGACCCTGTCATTGCAGACCTGGCGTTTGGCTTCGTCGGCCCCTGCCGCCTGGAGGTCCGCGTGCGTCACGCTGTGTCCACCGATCTCGTGTCCGTCGTTCTGCAACGCCAGTGCCTCGGCGACGGTCATGTACGTGTCAGCATCGAGATAGCCGGAAGGAACGAAGAATGTTCCCCGCAGCCCCGCAGCCTTCAGGGTGTTGGCCGCGGCAATCTGATCAGCGTTGCCATCGTCGAACGTGAGGCTGACGATCGTGTTGGCGACGGCGTGTGCCGGCGCTGCGAATACTGCCCCGCCGAGCAGGCTGGCGGATACCGCCAGCACACTGCCCAGGGCCGTCCAACGCATGGAGCCCGAAGGGGCCCTGCGCATCCGTCTGCGTCCGTGCTTCGGTCCCGCACCCGCGGGCCGCTCATCCCTTGTTTCCATACCTGCACCCCGATGCTCCGCTCAGGGGGAAACCGGGTCTTCCGTAGGCTGCCGCGCATCAGGGACGATCCGCCCCCGATGACCAAGACCCGTTCTGCAACCACGCCATCCGATCCAATGGATCGCATGACACCACGCTGTTTCCCCAGCTCATTTGTCAGGCCTTCATATTCGACCTGTGCTCGAAGCGTATTGAGTGGGGACGCCGGGGTCGCGAGTGGTCGCTACCCGAATTGATGCACCCTATGCGCGCCTTCTACTCGCTCCTACTTGGTTTCGAGTATCGCGTCGTCCATGACGGGAGAAAGACGACGGGAGAAAAACGGTGAAGGCCCCGGATTTGTACGGGAATTGTGCACAGCACTCTTATCCTGAACGAATGCTGTGAAATGTCCGAAGAAGGGCGCGACGCATTCCTCGGCCAGCCTGCGGCTAGTCCCGGATGGTCGCGATGACCGAACCGGCCGAGACGGTGTCGCCGGGGGAGGCCTTGAGGCCGGTCAGCGTTCCTGCCCTGTGGGCCGTCAGCGGCTGTTCCATCTTCATCGCCTCGAGCACCACGATGAGGTCGCCCTCGGCCACCACGTCGCCGTCGGACGCCGCCACCTTGACGATGGTGCCCTGCATCGGTGAGGTCAGTTCGTCCCCGCTGACGGCGGCCTTCCCGCCACGGGCCCGCGCGGACTTCTTCGTCTTCGCCGGGGCGCCGGCCTTGCCGTTCGACGACGCGCCGAGTCCGGCCGGCAGGACCACCTCGAGGCGGCGTCCGCCGACCTCGACGACCACGCGCTGGCGGGTGTCCTCCTCGGGTGCCGCCTCCGCCGGGCCCTTCCAGGGCTCGATGGTGTTGTCGAACTCCGTCTCGATCCAGCGCGTGTGGATGGAGAACGCGCCCTCGGCGGGAGCGAAGGCGGGATCGGCGACCACGGCGGCGTGGAAGGGCAGCACGGTGGGCATGCCCTCGATCACCATCTCGTCCAGGGCGCGTCGGGCCCGCTGGAGTGCCTGCTCGCGGGTGGCGCCGCTGACGATGAGCTTCGCGAGCATGGAGTCGAAGTTGCCGCCGATGACCTCGCCGGCCTCGATGCCGGAATCCACCCGGACGCCGGGGCCGCTGGGCAGTGTGAGGGTCTGGACCGTACCGGGTGCGGGCATGAACCCGCGGCCGGCGTCCTCGCCATTGATGCGGAACTCGAACGAGTGGCCGCGCACCTCGGGGTCGCCGTAGCCGAGTTCCTCGCCGCGGGCGATGCGGAACTGCTCACGGACGAGGTCGAGGCCCGTGACCTCCTCGGAGACGGGGTGCTCCACCTGGAGGCGGGTGTTCACCTCGAGGAAGGAGATGGTGCCGTCCTGGCCCACGAGGAATTCGCAGGTGCCGGCGCCCTGGTAGGAGGCTTCCCGGAGGATGGCCTTCGAGGCCTCGTAGAGCCGGGCGTTCTGCTCGACGGAGAGGAACGGTGCGGGTGCCTCCTCCACGAGCTTCTGGTTGCGGCGCTGCAGGGAGCAGTCGCGGGTGGAGACGACGACGACGTTCCCGTGGGCGTCCGCGAGGCACTGCGTCTCGACGTGCCGCGGGGCGTCGAGGAAACGCTCCACGAAGCACTCGCCCCGGCCGAAGGCCGCCGTCGCCTCGCGCACGGCCGATTCGTACAGCTCGGGGATCTCCTCGTGGCTGCGGACCACCTTGATGCCGCGGCCGCCGCCGCCGAACGCCGCCTTGATCGCGATGGGCAGCCCGAACTCGTCGGCGAAGTCGATGACCTCCTGTACCGACTCGACGGGGTCCTTGGTGCCGGGGACGAGCGGGGCGCCGACGCGCTCGGCGATGTGCCGGGCCTGGACCTTGTCGCCCAGCTGGGCGATGGAGTCCGGGGACGGCCCGATCCAGGTGAGGCCGGCGTCGATGACACGCTGCGCGAACTCGGCGTTCTCCGAGAGGAAGCCGTAGCCGGGGTGGATGGCGTCGGCGCCGCTGCGCTCGGCCGCCTCGAGGATGCGGTCCGCCACCAGGTAGGACTCCGCGGCAGTGTCCCCACCGAGGGCGAAGGCCTCGTCGGCCATGCGCACGTGCAGCGCGTTCCGGTCGGGGTCCGCGTAGACGGCGACCGAGGCGATGCCCTCGTCGCGGGCCGCACGGATGACCCGGACGGCGATCTCCCCGCGGTTGGCCACCAGGACCTTCGTCACGTGGTGCTGCGCGGTACGGGTGTCGGCAGGGCTGCTGGCATCCGGGGACGCGGACGGTGCGAGGGGGGACTGGCTCATGGGGCGTGGACTCCTTTTTCTCCGTTCGGAGCCTAACCCGATTTGGTGGCTTCCGCCCATGAATCGTGTCGAAGGGGAGTGTTGCCGGGCGATCTTTTGTAGGGAACCTACAAGGCTGGAGCGTGCGCCCAGAGTTCGGTGACGGAGACGCCGGCCGCGTGCAGGAGGGCGCGCAGCGTGGAGATGCTCAGCCCGACGACGGCATGCGGATCGCCGTCCACACGCTCGATGAAGGCACCGCCGAGCCCGTCGATGGTGAACGACCCGGCACAGTGCAGGGGTTCACCGCTGGCCACGTACGCCTCGACCTCGGCGTCGGTCATGGCCCCGAAGTGGACGGTCGCCGAGGACACCGCGCCGATCGTGGCGCCCGATCCGCCGTCGCGCGTGTCCACGAGCCAGTGGCCGGTGTGCAGGACGCCGGAGCGCCCGCGCATCCGGCGGATGCGCTCGATCGCCACGGCGGGCTCGTAGGGCTTGCCGTGCGCCTCGCCGTCGAACTCGAACACGGAGTCGCAGCCGAGCACGAGCGCGTCCTCGGCATCGTCGAGGGCTGCGACGGCCTCGGCCTTGGCCCGCGCGAGGAGCAGGGATGTGTCATGAGGGTCGAGCTGCCCGTAGGCGGCGACGACGGCGGGTTCGTCGACGTCGGAGACGAGGATCGCATGGCCGATTCCCGCCTCGGTCAGGAGCTTGGTGCGGGCAGGGGACTTGGAGGCGAGGATCAGGCGGGCCGTCATGCTCCAAGCCTAGGGGTAGCCGCCGCTCACGGCGCCTGTCGGTCCCGCCCCGGGATCGGGACGGGACCGCAGGAGTCTCACCAGCGGTGCGCGACGTCGACCACCACCCTCGAGCCGCCGTCGCGTCCCGGCAGGACGGTCACGCGGACGGGCAGCCGTGCCCGCACCCCGACGCCGAAGGTCGTCCAGCCCTCGTAGCTGCCCGCCAGGGCGACCTGCCGGAAGGTCGAGTACCCGCGCACGTCGACGAGCTCGTCGCGATCGTCGGGCTGGTAGGTCGCCTGGCCGTCGTCGTCGTAGGCGGGCGCGATGACGGTCACGACGAGCCGGGCGCCGCCGCGGAGCGGGACGACCGCGCCGGAGCCGGGCTGGCGGACCGCGTCGGTGTACCGGACGCGGTAGCCGGGCGCACTGCCCCGGGTGTCGATGACGAGGCGGTCGAAGCAGTCGTGCCGCCCGGACCGGACGTTGGTGATGGGAGCGGAGTAGGAGGAGGACGTGGCGGCCTTCGCCGTCGATCCCCATGAGATGTCGCAGTAAGCGGCGGATGCCGGCGGAGCCCCTGCGAGGCCGAGGCCTCCTGCAAGGGCGAGTGCGGCGAGTGCGGCGGGGAATCTCCCCGCCTTGCGCGATGTGATCATGGCGCACCACCTGGTCGAGCTGGATAGGTGCATCCATGGTCCTCCCGCCGCCGGGGGAAAGCGCCGCCGCGGGGCGAAACGGCGCCGAATCGTTAGCCGGGAACGACGGACGGCCCGCCCCGGTATACCGGGACGGGCCGTCGGAAGGGGGCCGGCGGTCAGCGGGCCACGGAGGCGGAGATCCCGTCGTTCGGCGCGGCACCGTCCACGCTGTCTACGGTGTCCTGTTCGCTGTCGTCCGCGAACGGATCACCCGT
This genomic interval from Arthrobacter agilis contains the following:
- a CDS encoding AMIN-like domain-containing (lipo)protein → MITSRKAGRFPAALAALALAGGLGLAGAPPASAAYCDISWGSTAKAATSSSYSAPITNVRSGRHDCFDRLVIDTRGSAPGYRVRYTDAVRQPGSGAVVPLRGGARLVVTVIAPAYDDDGQATYQPDDRDELVDVRGYSTFRQVALAGSYEGWTTFGVGVRARLPVRVTVLPGRDGGSRVVVDVAHRW
- a CDS encoding Maf family protein — its product is MTARLILASKSPARTKLLTEAGIGHAILVSDVDEPAVVAAYGQLDPHDTSLLLARAKAEAVAALDDAEDALVLGCDSVFEFDGEAHGKPYEPAVAIERIRRMRGRSGVLHTGHWLVDTRDGGSGATIGAVSSATVHFGAMTDAEVEAYVASGEPLHCAGSFTIDGLGGAFIERVDGDPHAVVGLSISTLRALLHAAGVSVTELWAHAPAL
- a CDS encoding acetyl/propionyl/methylcrotonyl-CoA carboxylase subunit alpha, coding for MSQSPLAPSASPDASSPADTRTAQHHVTKVLVANRGEIAVRVIRAARDEGIASVAVYADPDRNALHVRMADEAFALGGDTAAESYLVADRILEAAERSGADAIHPGYGFLSENAEFAQRVIDAGLTWIGPSPDSIAQLGDKVQARHIAERVGAPLVPGTKDPVESVQEVIDFADEFGLPIAIKAAFGGGGRGIKVVRSHEEIPELYESAVREATAAFGRGECFVERFLDAPRHVETQCLADAHGNVVVVSTRDCSLQRRNQKLVEEAPAPFLSVEQNARLYEASKAILREASYQGAGTCEFLVGQDGTISFLEVNTRLQVEHPVSEEVTGLDLVREQFRIARGEELGYGDPEVRGHSFEFRINGEDAGRGFMPAPGTVQTLTLPSGPGVRVDSGIEAGEVIGGNFDSMLAKLIVSGATREQALQRARRALDEMVIEGMPTVLPFHAAVVADPAFAPAEGAFSIHTRWIETEFDNTIEPWKGPAEAAPEEDTRQRVVVEVGGRRLEVVLPAGLGASSNGKAGAPAKTKKSARARGGKAAVSGDELTSPMQGTIVKVAASDGDVVAEGDLIVVLEAMKMEQPLTAHRAGTLTGLKASPGDTVSAGSVIATIRD